Proteins found in one Terriglobia bacterium genomic segment:
- a CDS encoding amidohydrolase family protein produces MHFLSDEDKQNLLPAEEASFPAPVPTQVVSSDEYLPPPQTRQQKEVEARLIELADGIAKKQGVSRRRFFQTASGMAASFYIMNQVFGGLFDVSLAEAQTPEMANQRAKALRGQFIMDTHTHFLRDDTRLTSFVSMREAVGKAGWNKSIGDKPQTIYDLKYANYFKEIYLDSDTKIALISNAPSEIPEDWFLTNDMVFQTRAKVNENAGSKRMLAHYIITPGQKGWLEGIDRAIEVGKPDSWKGYTVGDNTHKELSTHPYRLDDEKLMYPAYEKFARSGIKNVCIHKGLWAPAVEARFPKLTPYAKPDDVGKAAKDWPQLNFIIYHSAYRHIGGDPAVAWDEWEKAGRISWVSDLAGIPGKYGVKNVYADLGQVMAYSTVVNPRLAAALLGVLIKGLGVDHVIWGTDAVWTGSPQWQIEGLRRLEIPEEMQKKHGFKPLGAADGPVKNAIFGLNVARLYNYPVEAFQKSKDRFADLRTQYEEQGPARSNLRYGYVPKPA; encoded by the coding sequence ATCTTTTGCCGGCCGAAGAAGCGTCTTTTCCGGCTCCGGTACCCACCCAGGTGGTCTCGAGCGACGAATATTTACCTCCGCCGCAAACCCGCCAGCAGAAGGAGGTGGAGGCCCGGCTTATCGAACTTGCCGATGGCATCGCGAAAAAGCAGGGAGTCTCCCGCAGGCGATTCTTCCAGACTGCTTCCGGAATGGCGGCTTCCTTCTACATCATGAATCAGGTGTTCGGCGGTCTGTTCGACGTGAGTCTGGCGGAGGCTCAAACTCCGGAAATGGCAAACCAGCGGGCGAAGGCGCTGCGGGGCCAGTTCATCATGGACACGCATACACACTTCCTTCGCGACGACACCCGGCTCACCAGTTTCGTTTCGATGCGCGAGGCTGTGGGCAAAGCCGGATGGAACAAATCCATCGGGGACAAACCCCAAACCATCTACGATCTCAAATACGCCAACTACTTCAAGGAAATATACCTGGACAGCGACACCAAGATCGCGCTGATCAGTAACGCTCCTTCGGAGATTCCGGAGGACTGGTTCCTGACCAACGACATGGTGTTCCAGACGCGCGCGAAAGTGAATGAGAATGCCGGCTCGAAGCGCATGCTGGCTCACTACATCATCACGCCCGGCCAGAAGGGCTGGCTCGAAGGCATTGACCGCGCCATCGAGGTCGGCAAGCCGGATTCCTGGAAGGGGTACACCGTCGGCGACAACACGCACAAGGAACTGAGCACCCATCCCTATCGTCTGGACGACGAGAAATTGATGTATCCGGCGTATGAGAAATTCGCCAGGTCCGGAATCAAGAATGTCTGCATTCATAAGGGGCTTTGGGCTCCCGCCGTGGAAGCGCGATTCCCCAAACTGACCCCGTATGCAAAACCAGACGACGTGGGCAAAGCGGCTAAGGACTGGCCGCAACTCAACTTCATCATTTATCACTCGGCCTATCGCCATATCGGCGGTGATCCGGCAGTGGCGTGGGACGAGTGGGAGAAGGCCGGACGCATTTCCTGGGTCTCCGATCTCGCCGGGATTCCAGGCAAGTACGGCGTCAAGAACGTCTACGCCGACCTGGGACAGGTGATGGCCTACTCCACGGTGGTGAATCCGCGGCTCGCTGCTGCGCTGCTCGGCGTCTTGATCAAGGGGCTCGGCGTGGATCACGTCATCTGGGGTACGGATGCCGTCTGGACGGGCTCGCCGCAATGGCAGATCGAAGGCTTACGCCGGCTGGAGATCCCGGAGGAAATGCAAAAGAAGCACGGCTTCAAGCCGCTGGGAGCTGCCGATGGACCGGTGAAGAATGCCATCTTCGGCCTGAATGTCGCCAGGCTCTACAACTATCCCGTGGAAGCGTTTCAGAAGAGCAAGGATCGCTTCGCCGATCTGCGGACACAATACGAGGAGCAAGGGCCGGCCCGCAGCAATCTCCGGTACGGCTACGTTCCCAAACCGGCTTAG